Below is a window of Xiphophorus couchianus chromosome 1, X_couchianus-1.0, whole genome shotgun sequence DNA.
AGTCTTTCCTAGTCCCCAGAGAGGCAGGTCTTGGTCGAGTGTTGCGCAGGTGCTTTGGATCTTGCTCGTCATCGGTTATCTCCAATAAGCTCCGATTGAACATCTGGCTGCTCAGACCCAAACCAGATCTCTCCAAGGTTGCCGATTTCATACTGATCCCCTTCGGTGGCGATGTGTTAGGCAGGGTACTGAAAGGGGCCTCTGTGACAGCAGGAAGTTCATCACCTGAAGGCCCAAATCCATCGCTGAAAGCTGCAGGTGCTGGGAGGATATCAGCATCCTCAATGGGAGGAGatgctgaagaagctgatggTGGCACAATAGGAGCCTGCACAGACTGTTGGGGTACAATGGCTTGTAGGGGACTAATGACTGGGGTAAGAGATGGTGTTACAGGGGGTGTGAGAAGAGCAGCAGGACTGACTGGAGGAGAGGGGCTCGCTGGTGACCATTTGTATGAAGCAGATTTCAGAGAAATCTTAGGGCTTACAGCACGACTTGCTTCCTCCTTGTTCTCTTTAAGCAGTCCAAGCTTTTTGAGGGCCTCCATGTGAACCTTCTGAGGGTCCAACAACATCCGGTCACTGTGGGAGGGTACCGAATGCCCTGGGTTTCCATGAGAGACAAGTGTTGGTGTCTTCGGTGACTTTAAAATAATGCTTGAAGGTAGCTTCTTAGGTTTTGGGGCCACAGCAGGTGGGTTTCTGGGCTCTAAAGGCTCAGTAGGGGGATTCATTTGAGGTAAAAGTGAAGCAACTTCTGAGGCTTTGCTAGAAGAATCCTCAGCAGCAGAAGAGTCTACAACAGATCTCTTCACAGAGGCTCTCATGCGCATCTGCTCCACatcaacagtttgtttttgctttgtgaagCCATTTGATGGTGGGGGTGAGGCTGTGGCCTCCGGTGGCAGGACCACGGACGTGGCCTCCACGGTCATGGCTGCTGGTGGCGGGACCACGGTCATGGTCTCCGGTGGTGGGACCACGGTCATGGCCTCCACAGTTATGGTCTCTGGTGGCAGGACCACGGTCATGGCCTCCGGTGGTGGGACCACGGTCATGGACTCCACGGTTATGGCCTCCGGTGGCGGGACCACGGTCATGGCCTCCGGTGGCGGGACCACGGTCATGGTCTCCGGTGGCGGGACCACGGTCATGGTCTCCGGTGGCGGGACCACGGTCATGGTCTCCGGTGGTGGGACCATGGTCATGGCCTCCACGGTCATGGCTGCTGGTGGCGGGACCACCGTCATGGCTTCCGGTAACAAGTCCGGTTCTGGTTCATCTCTGAAGTCTGTTGGTGGAGGGATTATATCCAGATCATTCTCTGAGGCATCTCCAGAATTTGTGACATTCTCAAGCACAAGATCTCCATCCAACTTTGAAACGTCAACTGTTTTATCTGATGATGAGGTTGTGTAGCCAGAGTTAGACACCAAAGGATCAGTTTCAACTCCCAGGTCCTCTGTTTTAACATCTTTCATGCTGACTGCAGACGTGGAAGCAGATTGTGGGTTGGAGTTTTGATTTGCAGCGTGATGCTCAGTTCCATACTCTGTGGTTAATCCAGCAGATGGAGAAACTGCTGTTGTGTGGGGACTTAGGGTGGATATCCTGAGACTTCCTGATTTGAGCATTTCAGTGGGAACatctaagaaaaaacaaaacaaaagtattgtTAACAGTTTATTCACTGTCATTCATACAGACAATGCATGTCACATTCAACTATTGTAGAAATCATCACCCAAGAAGTATTTGGCAAAGCATACCATTACTTCTTATCTGATCTTGTGGTTCGGTCTTTGACCACATGTCTGGCTCGTCATTTGATAAGCCACTGTCTTCCTGCACTTCCAGTGCTTCGATTGTTTCCTCCAGAAACATCAGACATGCCTTCTCTTCAGCAGATAGGTACTCCATACTATCCTCGCtctgcaaaacaataaaaaagcctAAGTATCGTGAAGTCATTTCAAAGttcaaagtcaaaaaaaaaataaa
It encodes the following:
- the LOC114146420 gene encoding specifically androgen-regulated gene protein isoform X1, which codes for MSKSGTWPGNVAMESLSNMDSAGSYDSVISTNSAWVSGVSEDSMEYLSAEEKACLMFLEETIEALEVQEDSGLSNDEPDMWSKTEPQDQIRSNDVPTEMLKSGSLRISTLSPHTTAVSPSAGLTTEYGTEHHAANQNSNPQSASTSAVSMKDVKTEDLGVETDPLVSNSGYTTSSSDKTVDVSKLDGDLVLENVTNSGDASENDLDIIPPPTDFRDEPEPDLLPEAMTVVPPPAAMTVEAMTMVPPPETMTVVPPPETMTVVPPPETMTVVPPPEAMTVVPPPEAITVESMTVVPPPEAMTVVLPPETITVEAMTVVPPPETMTVVPPPAAMTVEATSVVLPPEATASPPPSNGFTKQKQTVDVEQMRMRASVKRSVVDSSAAEDSSSKASEVASLLPQMNPPTEPLEPRNPPAVAPKPKKLPSSIILKSPKTPTLVSHGNPGHSVPSHSDRMLLDPQKVHMEALKKLGLLKENKEEASRAVSPKISLKSASYKWSPASPSPPVSPAALLTPPVTPSLTPVISPLQAIVPQQSVQAPIVPPSASSASPPIEDADILPAPAAFSDGFGPSGDELPAVTEAPFSTLPNTSPPKGISMKSATLERSGLGLSSQMFNRSLLEITDDEQDPKHLRNTRPRPASLGTRKDFSHTKGEGLVASGTSESQKSQPTQAFHRRESSKLPRSQGISVMICPRAENEEDRRQALKKLGLLRD
- the LOC114146420 gene encoding specifically androgen-regulated gene protein isoform X5, which produces MSKSGTWPGNVAMESLSNMDSAGSYDSVISTNSAWVSGVSEDSMEYLSAEEKACLMFLEETIEALEVQEDSGLSNDEPDMWSKTEPQDQIRSNDVPTEMLKSGSLRISTLSPHTTAVSPSAGLTTEYGTEHHAANQNSNPQSASTSAVSMKDVKTEDLGVETDPLVSNSGYTTSSSDKTVDVSKLDGDLVLENVTNSGDASENDLDIIPPPTDFRDEPEPDLLPEAMTVVPPPAAMTVEAMTMVPPPETMTVVPPPEAMTVVLPPETITVEAMTVVPPPETMTVVPPPAAMTVEATSVVLPPEATASPPPSNGFTKQKQTVDVEQMRMRASVKRSVVDSSAAEDSSSKASEVASLLPQMNPPTEPLEPRNPPAVAPKPKKLPSSIILKSPKTPTLVSHGNPGHSVPSHSDRMLLDPQKVHMEALKKLGLLKENKEEASRAVSPKISLKSASYKWSPASPSPPVSPAALLTPPVTPSLTPVISPLQAIVPQQSVQAPIVPPSASSASPPIEDADILPAPAAFSDGFGPSGDELPAVTEAPFSTLPNTSPPKGISMKSATLERSGLGLSSQMFNRSLLEITDDEQDPKHLRNTRPRPASLGTRKDFSHTKGEGLVASGTSESQKSQPTQAFHRRESSKLPRSQGISVMICPRAENEEDRRQALKKLGLLRD
- the LOC114146420 gene encoding specifically androgen-regulated gene protein isoform X3, with amino-acid sequence MSKSGTWPGNVAMESLSNMDSAGSYDSVISTNSAWVSGVSEDSMEYLSAEEKACLMFLEETIEALEVQEDSGLSNDEPDMWSKTEPQDQIRSNDVPTEMLKSGSLRISTLSPHTTAVSPSAGLTTEYGTEHHAANQNSNPQSASTSAVSMKDVKTEDLGVETDPLVSNSGYTTSSSDKTVDVSKLDGDLVLENVTNSGDASENDLDIIPPPTDFRDEPEPDLLPEAMTVVPPPAAMTVEAMTMVPPPETMTVVPPPETMTVVPPPETMTVVPPPESMTVVPPPEAMTVVLPPETITVEAMTVVPPPETMTVVPPPAAMTVEATSVVLPPEATASPPPSNGFTKQKQTVDVEQMRMRASVKRSVVDSSAAEDSSSKASEVASLLPQMNPPTEPLEPRNPPAVAPKPKKLPSSIILKSPKTPTLVSHGNPGHSVPSHSDRMLLDPQKVHMEALKKLGLLKENKEEASRAVSPKISLKSASYKWSPASPSPPVSPAALLTPPVTPSLTPVISPLQAIVPQQSVQAPIVPPSASSASPPIEDADILPAPAAFSDGFGPSGDELPAVTEAPFSTLPNTSPPKGISMKSATLERSGLGLSSQMFNRSLLEITDDEQDPKHLRNTRPRPASLGTRKDFSHTKGEGLVASGTSESQKSQPTQAFHRRESSKLPRSQGISVMICPRAENEEDRRQALKKLGLLRD
- the LOC114146420 gene encoding specifically androgen-regulated gene protein isoform X4, with product MSKSGTWPGNVAMESLSNMDSAGSYDSVISTNSAWVSGVSEDSMEYLSAEEKACLMFLEETIEALEVQEDSGLSNDEPDMWSKTEPQDQIRSNDVPTEMLKSGSLRISTLSPHTTAVSPSAGLTTEYGTEHHAANQNSNPQSASTSAVSMKDVKTEDLGVETDPLVSNSGYTTSSSDKTVDVSKLDGDLVLENVTNSGDASENDLDIIPPPTDFRDEPEPDLLPEAMTVVPPPAAMTVETMTVVPPPETMTVVPPPEAMTVVPPPEAITVESMTVVPPPEAMTVVLPPETITVEAMTVVPPPETMTVVPPPAAMTVEATSVVLPPEATASPPPSNGFTKQKQTVDVEQMRMRASVKRSVVDSSAAEDSSSKASEVASLLPQMNPPTEPLEPRNPPAVAPKPKKLPSSIILKSPKTPTLVSHGNPGHSVPSHSDRMLLDPQKVHMEALKKLGLLKENKEEASRAVSPKISLKSASYKWSPASPSPPVSPAALLTPPVTPSLTPVISPLQAIVPQQSVQAPIVPPSASSASPPIEDADILPAPAAFSDGFGPSGDELPAVTEAPFSTLPNTSPPKGISMKSATLERSGLGLSSQMFNRSLLEITDDEQDPKHLRNTRPRPASLGTRKDFSHTKGEGLVASGTSESQKSQPTQAFHRRESSKLPRSQGISVMICPRAENEEDRRQALKKLGLLRD
- the LOC114146420 gene encoding specifically androgen-regulated gene protein isoform X2, whose translation is MSKSGTWPGNVAMESLSNMDSAGSYDSVISTNSAWSEDSMEYLSAEEKACLMFLEETIEALEVQEDSGLSNDEPDMWSKTEPQDQIRSNDVPTEMLKSGSLRISTLSPHTTAVSPSAGLTTEYGTEHHAANQNSNPQSASTSAVSMKDVKTEDLGVETDPLVSNSGYTTSSSDKTVDVSKLDGDLVLENVTNSGDASENDLDIIPPPTDFRDEPEPDLLPEAMTVVPPPAAMTVEAMTMVPPPETMTVVPPPETMTVVPPPETMTVVPPPEAMTVVPPPEAITVESMTVVPPPEAMTVVLPPETITVEAMTVVPPPETMTVVPPPAAMTVEATSVVLPPEATASPPPSNGFTKQKQTVDVEQMRMRASVKRSVVDSSAAEDSSSKASEVASLLPQMNPPTEPLEPRNPPAVAPKPKKLPSSIILKSPKTPTLVSHGNPGHSVPSHSDRMLLDPQKVHMEALKKLGLLKENKEEASRAVSPKISLKSASYKWSPASPSPPVSPAALLTPPVTPSLTPVISPLQAIVPQQSVQAPIVPPSASSASPPIEDADILPAPAAFSDGFGPSGDELPAVTEAPFSTLPNTSPPKGISMKSATLERSGLGLSSQMFNRSLLEITDDEQDPKHLRNTRPRPASLGTRKDFSHTKGEGLVASGTSESQKSQPTQAFHRRESSKLPRSQGISVMICPRAENEEDRRQALKKLGLLRD